One Microtus pennsylvanicus isolate mMicPen1 chromosome 10, mMicPen1.hap1, whole genome shotgun sequence genomic window, TTGAGTGCTGGCTCTTTTGTCACTCTTGAGTCCTGTCAGTGTGGGAggctctgtatttttttttttaacaaaatttctCTCTTATTTCCAGAGTTGCTCGTGTTTTGTTATTCTGGCTCAGCCGCAgcttcttctctctgtttctttcgtTCTGCTGATGAAGCCATCCCATTTATCGTTTGATCTCTGTGACATTtgtcctcttcttccaccttgtgggCCCTAGGAATCAAGCTCAGGGCCCCTGGCTTGCACAGAAAGAGCCTTCTCATATGTAGCCACCTTAGGGTTTTTGGTTTGTATAGCTCACCTTCAACTCCAATTTTTTCTCACTTGGTTCTTCTCAATACTTTTTATGCCTTTGATGAGATTTTCTTGACTGTTTTAAGTATGCTCTGAAACTTTTTGTTGCTGCTGATGCTGTTGTAGCTGTTTATAAATGGGTTTTAGATAACTCCAACATTTCTTTTTGGCATATATAGATTCTTTCTCAATCAGTTTGAAATAGACTTGACTCTGTAGAATGATTTTCAATAAAAACCTAGACAGTTTGTTCAGTTAAAGGACTCAATGGGTCTTATTTAAAATGCCCTTTGCATCTGACTTTCTCTAATATCACCCCATTGCCTCATACTGAGGAGCAGGAATAAAAATCCACCTCCCTTAGCCATTGCCCACTGAAGGGAGTAGAGCTACCTCTTATTGCTGGGAGGGCACGGGAGCCTTGGGCTTCTACACTCAACTGTACTGCAGTAGGCCAGGAGGTCCACCTTGCTCCCCATATAGCAAGGTGGATGGGATGCAAGGTCTTGTTTTTGCAGGATGCTCATGAAAGTTTCTACTCTCTGCCAGGCTTCCTGTAATACCACTTAGCAGGAAGTTGAGACGTGTAGAGTGGTTAGGAGCCTAGGCTGCAATGCAGTTTCTGCCGGCATTGCTAGGATGGGGGAAAGCATCTCCTTATCACAACCTGGCAAGGGAAGAACACCATGTTCCTGCTCAGTCTTTGCCTGCATGGGCAAAGATGAAGCCATAGGTTTTCCTGTGGAGTTTAGTTGGAGCCGTGTAGTTCTAGGGCTGTGGTTCTGAGATACCAAGGCTGTGTGGGATCTGCTGTCCATATTTTAGTATTTCTCCAACTCACAGGTCTGGAACATACGAGGCAAAAGGAAAactcaaggaactcaggactgtgtgGGGTTTATTTGGGCTCTGAAGTCTGGGGCCAGTTTGCCTCTGTAGAGTTCTCTCATGCTTGTTTCACAAGAGCATTTAGGGGTTTTAGTTGTACTTAAAAGATGGGGAAGTCTCCTTCACTCCTGTCAGCTTTATTTTGTGTAGATCATTTTGGCCAATGGTTTCCACAAAGGTTAGACAAAGGAATGAGTCTGTATTTCTTGGAGCAAAGAAGAATGCGGGATAGGAATGGGATCTAGATTTGGAGTGCAAACATCTCGCTCGCCATCTTCTATCTGGTTGTATTGACTTAAGCAAGACTGTAAAGATGTATAAGGCCCTGGCCCTGGATGCAGGTAACATGTAGTCTCATTAGGAATCCAAGATTCAATTGCAAAATGGAAACTCCCTGCAGAGCATGGCTACTGTGCTCAGGAAGAACAAATTGGGATACGATGGGAGGAGGTAGCTGGTGGATTCCCGGTTACTTTGCAAACACTGTGCATGGGTGATTTCATCGAATTATCCTTTCCAGCAATGCCTGGGAAGCACAAGTTACTCCCAGTTTTACAGGCAACGGGACTGAGACTGACAGGAAAACCCAGATTCATGTCAAGGCTTGTCTGAAACCTCTCCAATATCATCAAAGAATACCCAGAGTACCTGCTGCCATGGCTAGAACATGGGACTAGCTTGGACACGAAGAGAGTCATATTGGAAGCTGAGCCCTGATCTGTGGGTGCTTGCATTTTTGAGCAGCGGTCTCTGTGACCGTGTTTGGTTGGAAAAATGAGGTGTTATAGCAGGCCCATGTGAGGGCAGCAGGtagagaggacagaggaagaaaatgagataGGGACAAGGGTCTGATTTCCATTGTATAAACAGAGTGGATGTCACACTGACCTCTGTACAAAATTACTGGTCTGCTTATGTTTGATGCTTTTTCACAGTtacaaataagacaaaaatccTCTAACGCCACAGTCTATCTTTCCCCTTCCTCACTTCACACAGATCCTGCagtagggctggtgagatggtgcggtcggtaaaggtgcttgctcctCCATGacccaagcctgacagcctgagccaaatccctggaatccatgtgatgttgtcctctgacctccacatgggctCTGAGGCATGTGTACCCTTCCCCACGTGcagataataacaacaaaaagtgacttaaaattttttaaaatatttatttatttatttattatgtatacaatattctgtctgtgtgtatatctgcagccagaagaggacaccagacctcgttccaatggttgtgagccaccatgtggttgccgggaattgaactcaggacctttggaagagcaggcaatgctcttaaccactgagccatctctccagcccccgtgactttaaaattttacatcaagggtttttttttgttttttgttttttgtttttttttttttagaaaacatttgGTTCGATGGAAGCTGAGAGATAGGACGGGTTAAAGTTTATTGCTGCTGGCTCCTTCtctttaaaatgttatattaCTGAGTTATCTTTAGCCACTCATTTGGAGCCTAGTTAAGTTAATTAGGCACAATGTGGATAGACGGAATGATCTCACGTGCCGCCTTCAAAAGACATGAGAAATAGAGGGGAAATAGAGAAATGGATGCAAAAGGCTAGATGGGAGCACCCCCTCCCAGCTCCCGGGCTCCACCCCACCGTCCCACTCCCAGTCCAAGGAAGGCCAAATACATCccagtggtttatttttttcgttttgagacagggcctcaccgtgtagcccaggctgatcctggaactcactgtgtcacaGTGCAGGCTGGCCTATAGTGCTGGTGGCATAGCTGGTGTGTGCTCGCTGGGTTTTACCGAGCTCTTAAACATCAGGACTGTGGTGAGGAAAACACGGTTCTAGTGGAGTAGGAACATTATTGCCATGAGTAGGGATATCCAAAGAACTCCTCAGTCTGGGAGGAGCTATGGAgccactttaaaaaacaaaacaaaacaaaaaaacaaaaaaaatcatcatcgAAATTCAATTCCATGGAGTGAGCTgagacaagaaaaagaatgtggggcttgtggtttgttactaACAATAGGTTAGGTTAAATGAGTTTCTATACCTCAGGCTTTAAGTTTAAAAGAGCACCACGAACTCGTCAGAAAGGATTAGGACATACAAGATTCCCAAGTCTAGTAGCTCAGAACGTCTCCTATCCTAGCCCACCTTTGCTTTTCACCCTGGAGACTCCTCAGCCTCATGCTCCACATTTCACCTTTCTCCAGTTGCAGATTAGGAAAAGGCTTCCAAGTTATACTATAAAACTCTATTCCCGATTGCCTATTATCTATAGATTGGTactttgagacggggtttctctttgttgccctggctgtcctgtggctcactctgtaaaccaggctggcttcgaactcagagaaccgcctgcctctgccttcccagtgctggggttaagggccTGCACCTCCACCGCCCATCCAACTGTACTTTCTTTTCTGACTCCTCTAACTCCTGTTCCATGAGGACTTTTAGATTCCTTGAAAGGCAAATGAATGTTTTCTGTTTCACCTCAAAACTCAGAAGCCAAGCAGTTTTCATACCTGCACCCCCCCTTTTTCTCCTCAACCCCATCGACACCATCCAAGTGAATCAATGAACTAATTCATGGGAGGAAATTGcagctattttatatatttttaaaaaatcaatgttCGGTTAAAATCAGATTATAAATCCGAATCGCATGATGATATGTTTGCGTGGCTGCCAGGTTGTgtgccttcttcctcctgagttctcagtagatTCCATTCTGCTGACGCATGGGCAGCTGGGCCTCTGCTGCCAGGTAGTCAAAGCAGCGGTCTGTCTTGGAGGCTGGGGGAACCTTCTGGAACTCCTGGAAGATGGGATTTTTCCCTCGGGTCATCTGCTCCGCTCTTTGTTCCTTCTTGATGGCTTCCTTGATACCCTCAATGTGacacttctcctccttctccGCTTTCAGCTTCAAGACGTGATGGTTCCTCTCACGCAGGATGTTCAGCTCCTGCAGATGCTGCGCCCTGTCCCTGGTGGTCTTGTGCGCATGACCCTTGGCCTGCCTGATCTTCTTCTGCTCGGCCAGCTCTGCCAGTACCCGCTTGCTCATTTGGCGccactcctctgcctcctctgcttgCTGCTTCACTCGCTGGAATTGCTCTGCCTCCCTGTGGGCCTTCCCTCGCTGCTCTTGATGTCTCTCCTTAGCCAGACCTTCTTGGATGTCCTGGGAGTCCTGGAAACTCTGCTCCAGAGACAGCTTCCTGAGCAGCTCCTCCGCCTTGGCCTGGCAGTCCATGAGAACTTTGCGGGCCTGGAAGTTGACGAACGAGCTCAGGTTGCTGTCCGGGACCTTCCTCTGGTGCTCTGCCAAGTGCTGCTGACTCTTGAGACAGGCTGCCTCCAGCCTCTTCTGCAGCTGCAGCCTGTTCAGGTCCCGCAGACTCCGCAGCACCCTCTCCTGCTCCCGCAGACGTTGCTCTTGACACTGTTTGAGGTGCTCAGCCTGTGAGTGCGCCCTGTCGAGCTTGTCCAGGCCTTGGTCCTTCTCTGGAGCAGAGTTTCCACTCTCGCTCTCCGACTGGGTGGCGCTCTTCCCCTGGCGATCCCGCCTGGGAACGGGCTGCTCCCGGCCCTGGTGAATCTGATCATGGCTCTTCCGTGGCTTGTGCTGTTCCTTCTGCCCTTGCCACTGCTCCTGGCTCTGTTGCAGCAGCAGCCTGCGCTCTCTCTCCAGGGTCAGGTGGACTTTCTGGTCTGAGAGCTTCAGCTCTTCCCAGGCGATTGCTGCTTGGTGCTGCAGTTCTCGCATCCTCTGGGCCTTCTTGAACCGGCTCAGCACCAGGGCCAAGATCTTCTGGTCCCTGGAGGATATCACCGCTTCGTTCAGCTTGCTCTTGAGGACCTGAGCGTGCTGGCTACTCTCCTCTTTGCAGGGGTCGGAGGCCTGGGAATGCTGGTTGGCTAAGGACTCAGTCCGGTCGCCACTAACCCTCTTCGGAGAGCACACACTGGTGCATTGCTTCTGGAACTCTAAGGAGTACGCAGAGGACTTGTCAGTGAGAACGGAGGAAGGGGACCAGAGACCTACATGTCTGCATACGGGCACT contains:
- the Ccdc185 gene encoding coiled-coil domain-containing protein 185: MAGFHLFSPWPYGELGEPSAGGELEFAVPLSWPEPTLSPWARTSGAESETWVPWVHPKCSPTGRPSRRAYISSSRESHGLTRVARRPSDRARKHKSGSRRLEEACREAPTKSSRTWQQQPQQPDQPNPRDPAAPGDSSPRYPGRAFSPQSVETLLLEKTHNRDQWAVPVCRHVGLWSPSSVLTDKSSAYSLEFQKQCTSVCSPKRVSGDRTESLANQHSQASDPCKEESSQHAQVLKSKLNEAVISSRDQKILALVLSRFKKAQRMRELQHQAAIAWEELKLSDQKVHLTLERERRLLLQQSQEQWQGQKEQHKPRKSHDQIHQGREQPVPRRDRQGKSATQSESESGNSAPEKDQGLDKLDRAHSQAEHLKQCQEQRLREQERVLRSLRDLNRLQLQKRLEAACLKSQQHLAEHQRKVPDSNLSSFVNFQARKVLMDCQAKAEELLRKLSLEQSFQDSQDIQEGLAKERHQEQRGKAHREAEQFQRVKQQAEEAEEWRQMSKRVLAELAEQKKIRQAKGHAHKTTRDRAQHLQELNILRERNHHVLKLKAEKEEKCHIEGIKEAIKKEQRAEQMTRGKNPIFQEFQKVPPASKTDRCFDYLAAEAQLPMRQQNGIY